A portion of the Lysinibacillus timonensis genome contains these proteins:
- a CDS encoding acetyl-CoA C-acetyltransferase — protein sequence MREAVIIAGARTPIGKAKKGTLANMRPDDLGALVVRETLNRANFEGQIDDLIIGCALPEAEQGLNVARNIGALAGLPDTTPAVTINRYCSSGLQSIAYASERIMLGHSKAIIAGGVESMSMIPMPGNAVRLNPKLAEEAPQYYMSMGHTAEEVANRYGVSREDQDAFALRSHELAIKAIKEGKFKEEIVPVEVIEHFVDENHKLQKNVYTFDTDEGVRPDTSLEGLAKLRPAFHAKGSVTAGNSSQTSDGAAAVLVMDREEAEAQGLKPMAKFLGFAVGGVPPEVMGIGPIEAVPKALNIAGLTQDEIDLWELNEAFASQSIQVIRHLGIDMIKVNVNGGAIALGHPLGATGTMLTLKIIHELKRQGKKYGVVTMCIGGGMGAAGVFEVIY from the coding sequence ATGCGTGAAGCCGTTATAATAGCTGGTGCGAGGACGCCGATCGGGAAAGCGAAAAAAGGAACACTTGCCAACATGCGTCCGGACGATTTAGGAGCGCTTGTTGTAAGAGAAACGTTAAATAGAGCAAATTTTGAGGGGCAGATAGATGATTTAATTATCGGTTGTGCTCTACCAGAAGCTGAACAAGGGTTAAATGTTGCAAGAAATATTGGCGCATTAGCTGGTCTACCTGATACAACACCTGCTGTCACCATCAACCGATACTGTTCTTCAGGGTTACAATCGATAGCCTATGCATCCGAACGTATTATGCTTGGACACTCAAAAGCAATTATTGCTGGAGGAGTCGAATCGATGAGTATGATCCCTATGCCAGGAAATGCTGTACGATTGAACCCTAAATTAGCAGAAGAAGCTCCTCAGTATTACATGAGTATGGGGCATACAGCTGAAGAAGTAGCCAATCGATATGGTGTTAGTCGAGAAGATCAAGATGCCTTTGCACTTCGCTCACACGAACTAGCGATCAAGGCAATAAAAGAAGGGAAGTTTAAAGAAGAAATTGTACCGGTAGAAGTAATCGAACATTTTGTAGATGAAAACCATAAGCTCCAAAAGAACGTTTATACGTTTGATACAGATGAAGGGGTGCGACCGGATACTTCGTTGGAAGGATTAGCAAAGTTGCGTCCTGCGTTTCATGCTAAAGGTTCTGTTACGGCAGGTAATTCATCGCAAACTTCTGATGGTGCTGCAGCCGTTTTAGTAATGGATAGGGAAGAAGCAGAAGCACAGGGCTTAAAACCAATGGCAAAGTTTCTAGGTTTTGCTGTAGGTGGCGTTCCACCAGAAGTAATGGGAATAGGGCCTATTGAAGCGGTGCCAAAAGCATTAAACATTGCCGGACTTACTCAAGATGAAATTGACCTTTGGGAATTAAATGAAGCATTTGCTTCACAATCCATTCAAGTCATTCGCCATCTTGGTATTGATATGATTAAAGTAAACGTAAACGGAGGCGCTATTGCTTTAGGTCATCCACTAGGTGCAACAGGTACCATGTTAACTTTAAAGATTATTCATGAGTTAAAAAGACAAGGGAAAAAATATGGGGTTGTAACAATGTGTATTGGTGGCGGTATGGGGGCTGCTGGAGTATTTGAAGTGATCTATTAA
- a CDS encoding 3-hydroxyacyl-CoA dehydrogenase/enoyl-CoA hydratase family protein, with amino-acid sequence MTYKIQKAAVLGSGVMGSGIAAHLANIGIPTIILDIVPNELTKEEEAKGLTTDSPAFRNRFAQSAIQKLQKQKPAPLTSKKSLDLLTVGNLEDDLEKLNDVDWIIEVVVENLEVKKNLFERIDEVRKEGTIISSNTSGISVNAMAEGRSEDFQKHFLGTHFFNPPRYLKLLEIIPTEYTDPSVVKFMKAFAEDALGKGVVVGKDTPNFVANRIGTYGLLVTLREMMERGYTVGEVDSVTGPLIGRPKSATFRTLDVVGLDTFLHVAKTVYDQTTGEEQKVFDVPEVMKKMVGNGWLGAKSGQGFFVKQGKEIYEMDINTLEYVPVKKLQTPSIEMAKQVKGLPNKVKTLVYAKDRTGELLWNIFAPTLIYSAELTGVIADNIVEIDNALKWGFGWTQGPFEMWDAIGVKQSVERMEQEGREIPSFVKELLAKGYESFYTEIDGDLAFYNGSQYEKIPVNEKVIDLKRYKKKHGVIKSNSGASLIDLGDGIALLEFHSKSNAIGLDIVQMINFAIDEVEANYKGLVIGNQGKNFCVGANLGMILMEAQDDNIFELDFVIRSFQKAMRRIKYCTKPVVAAPFGMTLGGGSEVCLPATHIQASSETYMGLVEVGVGLIPGGGGNLALYEKFLKGLPNGVDIDYQAIANKVFETIALAKVSTSGEEARENNFLNFADGISVNHDHLLYDAKQAAIAIYEAGYTPPVPKKVKVVGAPGYATLLLGAQGMYQSGYISEHDLKIAKKLAYVIAGGLVPYGTEVSEDYLLNLEREAFLQLVADPKSQARMQHMLIKGKPLRN; translated from the coding sequence GTGACTTACAAAATTCAAAAAGCGGCCGTGCTTGGCTCTGGGGTGATGGGTTCTGGTATAGCAGCCCATTTAGCAAATATCGGAATTCCAACAATTATTTTAGACATCGTTCCAAATGAATTAACAAAAGAAGAGGAAGCGAAGGGGTTAACAACAGATAGTCCTGCATTCCGTAATCGGTTTGCCCAATCAGCTATTCAAAAGTTACAAAAACAAAAACCAGCTCCGCTAACATCCAAGAAAAGCCTCGACTTACTTACAGTTGGTAACCTAGAAGATGACTTAGAAAAATTAAATGATGTAGATTGGATTATTGAAGTTGTTGTAGAAAATCTAGAAGTGAAAAAGAACTTATTTGAACGCATTGATGAAGTTCGAAAAGAAGGTACAATTATCAGTTCAAATACTTCTGGTATTAGTGTCAATGCAATGGCTGAAGGTCGTTCAGAAGATTTCCAAAAACATTTCTTAGGGACACATTTCTTTAACCCACCTAGATATTTAAAACTACTTGAAATTATCCCAACAGAGTATACGGATCCTTCTGTCGTCAAGTTTATGAAAGCATTTGCGGAAGATGCATTAGGAAAAGGGGTAGTTGTAGGAAAAGATACACCGAATTTTGTAGCTAACCGCATCGGGACATATGGTTTATTAGTTACATTACGTGAAATGATGGAGCGTGGATATACAGTTGGTGAAGTAGATTCAGTAACTGGTCCATTAATCGGACGTCCAAAATCAGCAACTTTCAGAACACTCGATGTTGTTGGGTTAGATACATTCTTACATGTTGCGAAAACAGTTTACGATCAAACGACAGGAGAAGAACAAAAAGTATTCGATGTCCCTGAAGTAATGAAGAAGATGGTCGGAAACGGATGGCTTGGTGCAAAATCAGGGCAAGGTTTCTTTGTAAAACAAGGGAAAGAAATCTATGAAATGGATATTAATACACTAGAATATGTTCCAGTGAAAAAACTGCAAACGCCATCAATTGAAATGGCGAAGCAAGTAAAAGGCTTACCAAATAAGGTGAAAACGCTTGTATATGCTAAAGACCGTACAGGTGAATTACTGTGGAATATCTTTGCTCCAACTTTAATTTATTCTGCAGAACTAACAGGTGTCATCGCAGACAATATTGTTGAAATAGACAACGCATTAAAATGGGGCTTCGGCTGGACACAAGGACCATTTGAAATGTGGGATGCCATCGGAGTAAAGCAATCTGTTGAAAGAATGGAGCAAGAAGGCCGCGAAATACCTTCCTTTGTAAAAGAATTACTAGCAAAAGGCTATGAATCATTCTACACAGAAATTGATGGAGATCTAGCATTTTATAATGGCTCACAATATGAAAAAATCCCTGTGAATGAGAAAGTAATAGATTTAAAACGCTATAAGAAAAAGCACGGAGTTATCAAATCAAATTCAGGTGCTAGTTTAATCGATTTAGGAGATGGCATCGCGCTACTTGAATTCCATTCAAAATCAAATGCAATTGGTCTTGATATAGTTCAAATGATCAACTTCGCTATTGATGAAGTAGAAGCGAACTACAAGGGGCTTGTGATCGGTAACCAAGGTAAAAACTTCTGCGTTGGTGCGAATCTGGGCATGATTTTAATGGAAGCTCAAGATGATAACATTTTTGAACTAGACTTTGTTATCCGTTCCTTCCAAAAAGCAATGCGGCGTATTAAATATTGTACAAAACCAGTTGTTGCAGCACCGTTCGGTATGACCCTTGGTGGTGGTTCAGAAGTATGTTTACCAGCTACTCACATTCAAGCGTCAAGTGAAACATACATGGGGTTAGTCGAAGTTGGTGTCGGTTTGATTCCTGGTGGTGGTGGAAACTTAGCGCTTTATGAAAAGTTCTTAAAAGGATTGCCAAATGGAGTGGACATAGATTATCAAGCAATTGCTAATAAGGTATTTGAAACAATTGCCCTTGCAAAGGTCTCAACTTCTGGTGAAGAAGCGCGAGAAAATAACTTCTTAAATTTTGCAGATGGCATTTCGGTTAACCATGATCATTTATTATACGATGCAAAACAAGCAGCAATAGCAATCTATGAAGCGGGCTACACACCTCCAGTTCCAAAGAAAGTAAAAGTAGTTGGGGCACCGGGATATGCAACGCTTTTACTAGGAGCTCAGGGAATGTACCAATCTGGATACATTAGTGAACATGATCTAAAGATTGCGAAAAAGCTCGCTTATGTGATAGCAGGTGGTTTAGTCCCATACGGAACTGAAGTATCAGAAGATTACTTACTAAATTTAGAACGTGAAGCATTTTTACAACTCGTTGCAGATCCGAAATCTCAAGCAAGGATGCAACATATGCTCATAAAAGGTAAGCCACTACGTAACTAA
- a CDS encoding thioredoxin family protein, which produces MKDITSVEQFNELINSEQPVIVKFYAGWCPDCTRMNMFIDPIIEEYSQYVWYQINRDEFPELAEKYQVMGIPSLLIYKNGEKLAHLHSANAKSPEQVIEFLQAQ; this is translated from the coding sequence ATGAAAGATATCACTTCAGTAGAACAATTTAATGAACTAATTAATTCTGAACAGCCTGTTATCGTTAAATTTTATGCTGGTTGGTGCCCAGACTGCACTCGTATGAATATGTTTATTGACCCTATTATTGAAGAATATAGTCAATATGTTTGGTATCAAATTAACCGTGATGAATTCCCTGAACTAGCTGAAAAATATCAAGTAATGGGTATCCCGAGTTTATTAATCTACAAAAATGGTGAAAAACTAGCTCACTTACACAGTGCCAATGCTAAATCACCAGAACAAGTAATCGAGTTTTTACAAGCCCAATAA
- a CDS encoding SRPBCC family protein — METSNKIIVKTTVQVPVEKVWEYWTEPAHITKWNNASDDWHTPYAENDLKVGGKFLSRMEAKDGSFGFDFGGVYDEVKKHEIIAYTMDDGRKVTITFKGQQNETEIIETFDAESDNPVEIQQQGWQAILDHFKKYAEQITI; from the coding sequence ATGGAAACATCTAATAAAATTATAGTCAAAACAACAGTGCAAGTCCCTGTAGAAAAGGTATGGGAGTATTGGACAGAGCCAGCTCATATAACAAAATGGAACAATGCCTCGGATGACTGGCATACTCCATACGCAGAAAATGATTTAAAAGTTGGCGGTAAATTCCTATCCAGGATGGAAGCTAAAGATGGCAGTTTTGGATTTGATTTTGGTGGCGTGTATGATGAAGTAAAAAAACATGAGATTATTGCTTATACAATGGATGATGGAAGAAAAGTGACTATTACGTTTAAAGGACAACAAAACGAGACCGAGATTATTGAAACGTTTGATGCTGAGAGTGATAATCCAGTTGAAATTCAACAACAAGGTTGGCAAGCGATTCTTGATCATTTCAAAAAATACGCTGAGCAAATAACTATCTAA
- a CDS encoding 2-hydroxymuconate tautomerase family protein has translation MPYVNIKITNENVTPEKKAQLIAGATQLLVDVLGKNPATTVVVIDEVDTDNWGVAGETITERRKAGK, from the coding sequence ATGCCATATGTCAATATAAAAATTACAAATGAAAATGTAACACCTGAGAAAAAAGCACAACTAATCGCTGGTGCTACACAATTACTTGTCGATGTATTAGGAAAAAACCCTGCAACAACGGTCGTAGTCATTGATGAAGTTGATACTGATAATTGGGGAGTTGCAGGGGAAACGATTACGGAAAGAAGAAAAGCAGGAAAATAA